The Cloeon dipterum chromosome 3, ieCloDipt1.1, whole genome shotgun sequence genome includes a region encoding these proteins:
- the LOC135938646 gene encoding uncharacterized protein LOC135938646, with translation MPLEIGNFGLALQPVFALSALTGAFPASKGTVRSKFNLCVLSALSASLFYAMYRFSKFFLQSWRDHDKRESTLNLTNVLILSANFVAGMAIPYTTLINPERVHLILRGMQKQAGLLSFDQSPGYRGLRRRVWVKSVGSFAFMNFLFVYEPFLWPDYFLLLDLIGRLWSSVAIALVEAQVVCICDSFKQTFLLLNTRLSANGANVNTLRKVHDNLSDCLSHFQDHYGLFILSNVLYLFCSVTFGLYFSIIGMFQNLPNWEIVVKQAAVSNSWLLYAIYRTVNLTWLCGESLQEAKRTGVVLCKLLHFPLKCERRREVMQFLQQLSHRSHEFRATGVLRMDNAMLLEMLGAVTTYFVIMVQFQNSL, from the exons ATGCCCCTGGAAATAGGCAACTTCGGGCTGGCCCTCCAGCCCGTTTTTGCACTAAGTGCTTTGACCGGCGCGTTTCCTGCCTCCAAGGGCACTGTCAGGAGCAAATTTAACTTGTGTGTCCTCTCAGCGCTGTCAGCTTCCTTGTTCTACGCCATGTAcagattttcaaagtttttcctGCAGTCTTGGAGGGATCACGACAAGAG AGAATCGACGCTGAACCTGACCAACGTGTTAATCCTATCAGCGAATTTCGTTGCCGGAATGGCGATCCCTTACACCACCTTGATCAATCCTGAGAGGGTGCACCTGATTCTGCGAGGTATGCAGAAGCAGGCGGGCCTTCTAAGTTTTGATCAGAGCCCCGGCTACCGCGGCCTGCGGCGCAGGGTCTGGGTCAAGTCAGTCGGCTCGTTCGCCTTCATGAACTTCCTGTTCGTCTACGAGCCGTTCCTCTGGCCCGACTACTTCCTCCTCCTCGACCTGATCGGCCGCCTCTGGTCCTCGGTGGCTATCGCTCTGGTCGAGGCGCAGGTAGTGTGCATCTGCGACTCTTTCAAGCAGACGTTTCTTTTACTGAACACGCGTCTCTCTGCAAACGGAGCGAACGTGAACACATTGAGGAAGGTCCATGACAACCTCTCCGACTGTTTGTCCCATTTTCAg GATCACTAtgggctttttattttgagcaacGTACTCTACCTGTTTTGCTCCGTAACGTTCGGATTGTACTTTTCAATCATCGGCATGTTCCAAAACCTACCCAACTGGGAGATAGTTGTGAAGCAGGCTGCGGTTTCCAACTCATGGCTGCTCTACGCTATTTACAGGACGGTTAATTTGACGTGGCTCTGCGGTGAATCCCTTCAAGAG GCGAAAAGAACCGGGGTAGTTCTCTGCAAGCTGctccattttcctttaaaatgcGAAAGAAGGCGAGAG GTCATGCAATTCTTGCAGCAATTGAGTCACCGTTCGCATGAATTTCGCGCCACAGGAGTACTGCGAATGGACAATGCAATGCTATTAGAG ATGCTTGGCGCAGTAACAACTTATTTTGTCATTATGGTGCAGTTTCAAAACTCATTgtag